The Xiphophorus couchianus chromosome 6, X_couchianus-1.0, whole genome shotgun sequence genomic interval aaaacccacacattcAATAACTGAAGCTTTGGCAAAACTCTATGAGATAAGGGTATCTGAGTCCATCAATTTAAGTTGCTCTTTCTATTGACGGTGTTCCAGATACTACAGAGGAGCCGTGGGGGCGCTGCTAGTGTACGACATAGCTAAACACCTGACCTATGAGAATGTGGAGCGCTggctgaaggagctgagagacCACGCCGACAACAACATCGTCATCATGCTGGTCGGCAACAAAAGCGACCTGCGCCACCTCAGGGCTGTGCCCACAGACGAGGCGCGAGCCTTTGCAGGTAACTGAACTGCCCGTCACTGTGATGGGGGAACAGCTTGTATCACTGGATGGTTCAAGTAGTAAAACTTcacgtgtttgtgtgtgaaccCGCAGAGAAGAACAATCTGTCATTCATAGAAACCTCCGCCTTGGACTCAACAAACGTTGAAGAAGCCTTCAAGAATATTCTTACAGGTATGTTATAATCAGACTATAAACAATAATAGGGTAAAGACAAGAAAGGGAGTGATACAAATGTATGTTTACTAGATCTATCTTATCAAAAGGCGTTTGCAGTAAAAGACAACTTTAGAAACATTAAACTAAGTAAACACCTTTTAGAGTAAGAGCCTGTTCtgtgtattgttttttgttctcatcATTTTCTCTGTGGACATTAAAGCATCAGCTCTGTAGTCAGTCAGTGTTTCTCTACAGATGTATTTTCACACATTACTGCAGTAACCACTGTTTCAAAAAATCAAATTGGAGTCTGAAAGTGAACTCtgatctggtaaaaaaaaaaacggttgtACTAAGATGGGTTAATATTTTCCTGTTGGGTTAGAACAATTCTCCTGTTAAAGAACTTTTTAAAGACCGTTTTCATATAAAAGCTTAATGTATTCTGACTGAATTCTGGTTATTGTTTCCAGTCTATTTTAACATAGTTCATACTGgaaacaaaagttattttctcatGTCACTGACTTCTATAAATATGCCCCTGTGATTCATGCATATATTTATACTCAATTGTGACACACAGTAGGATATTAGCAATGGGAAAATGTGAGGGGAgcagataattttatttttagtacgTTAGTAATCATGATTTAGCCTCTGATGCATTTACAGAACAACTATATTTATGTTGAAAACGGGATTTAATTAAACACATGGGTGatggttaatgttttatttaagggtattAGAGTAAAAGCAGCTGCTCATGTCTACATAccaaattttacacatttttatttgcaaaaaaggGTTAAAAACTatgcattattttctttccacttcacagttatccCCTACGTTGTATTGGTCCAttaaatcccagtaaaatacattgaaatgtgCGATTTTATTATGGAAAAGAGGCTATAAATctcaagtaaaaatacatttgcactACATGGTTTAAGATGTAATTGTAATACCTTGTTGACAACTCTCTccacttgtttttcttaaaataataaccGTTACATTCAGAGATGTGGAAAAAGCATTTCAGTCAGTCTTATAgacttcttgtttttatttttttgtcacatataaGATCATGTGGGAAATGTTAATATCAGCAACATGCAGTTTTATTTACGAAGGCAAAAAGGAACCAAACCAGCCTGCACAGAATAAGGGTcgcttgttaaaaaaattagttaactgagaTAAGCCACCTTTTTTGTCACTAGCTGCACACAAGTCTGATTACTACCTGATCTGTATAATCAAGAAGTCAATTAAATCGGacctaaatgaaacaaaaagttaagtaaaagatttttaaaaacatcaactcaATATGGAGATGGTCGAGAAGAGATGACAAAGCAAGACATtgttatactgtatatacagtatatcgctTTGAAAAGGGTCACATTTAcggaaaacaataaatattctgtggagaaacaagacaaaaagggTTTTTTAAAGGTACCAAAAAGATCATAGGAacagtcaagcatggtggtgatAGTGTGATGGATGGTGGCTCAAGCACACATATGtaaagcagaaagaaaggaaTGAGAGTCTGGGGCATGCCCTTAAAAAGCCCAAACtctaaaaattttttttataaattaaataaattgtgcaAAGATGAGTGTGCCAAAATCCCTCCAcagcaatataaaaaaaactcaccgCTAATAGTCACTTAATGGCAGTTGTTGCTGCCAAGGGAAGTTCAACGCTGATGTTAAGGAGGCAATTACATTTTCCACATGGGAGGGACACTTTGGTTTAGATAGATTTTGTTCTCttcataaatgaaattattattgcaaaacagctttttttgtaaatgctcAACTCTGATATCAAGTATTGTTTGATGATTCAATGCTTAcgacaaaaaagaaaggaaaaaaaaaacacctgaaagggggaaaatacattttcacaccactgtattTTCAGACACGGAGGTGACACCTAAAGTCTGACTCCCGAAGCACCGGGAATCCTGTTTCCCAGCACACTCAGATGTTACTGATACAACTCAAACCAGCTGGTCCAAATGTTTGTCACTGTATGATTCATTAACTTAGATTTCACCGTTTCATCAGCTGTAGGAAGCTGACTTTTAAACTTTGCATGTAGCTTCCTCTTTCTAATCTAGTTTCCCTTTCCAGATTAGCTTTGTATTACCTTAGGCGTCCTGTGGTTAGAAAAGGTACAAGTGTGAACAGACTATGATTACTCTTCTGAAACATCACTGTTTTAtctttgtgaaaacagaaatataccGGATTGTATCACAGAAACAGATTGCTGAGCGATCTGCCCACGACGAGTCCCCAGGAAACAACGTGGTGGACATCAGCGTCCCTCCGACCACGGACGGCCAGAGGGGGAGCAAGCTGCAGTGCTGTCAGAACCTGTAACCCCCGCTGGAAAACCGTCCTGCCTCACCCGGTCCGATTATTAACTGAAATCCACTAGTGTTGATGTGCTTTCGAATACGCTGGGCACGACGAGTCGGCGCCTGCACTTTTTGAATCGGTGAAGTCAGTTCCATTGAGCCACAAAACGATCAATCCCAGATAGAAGAAGAGTTTGATTTCAAGTAGTAATCTGACCCAGATGTGGTCAAAACATCGTGGCACAAAAACAGGACTGAAGGTACACCACCCCGAGCAGCTACCAGCTAGTTAACATGTTAGAGTAGCAGTATAGCCTTGTCCGAGACCCTGTATGCCTAGACATCTCTCTGGTAGACTGTTGTTGGCACAAACTGAAGGCCTGGGTTTGAAATCCTGCCAGTTTCACTGGGATCAGCAGTCCTGTCTTTGGGCCTTTTCCTCCTTCAGTCATCATCTCAAAAAGTGGTTGTGACGCTGCTGACgcttactttgtttttgtgtaaaatatattttgttctgtttgttttgatagCTTGTCTGCTCACATACATTATATTAATGCCATGGAAATAAATTTTACAATATTACTTTGCagtgtccttttttaaaaacaaaacgacaacaaaaaagaagtaCAAACGTAGGTTATAGACCAGACAGCTGATGATTAAAAATGTCGGAGGGACATCCTCGTTTAAGTATTCAACCTCACAACTCtaattgagtttgaaaagtatttttgtgtttacttttCGCTCAAACTTCATGCAGTTCTTTTTAAACAGTCCGAGAAGCATAATGAAGAAATAGCCAAACAACTCGTTGCTTTTATGcaagaccaataaaaaatagCTTGTTAAAAAGGAATACAAATATCCAGGATACCGCCTAAAGTTTACTGTTGCCCAATAAACGAAAACACACCAGTTATGTTTGAGTAGCAGAGGGTATTTCAGTTGAACAGAGCATCAGATTATCCATAgatggggggtttttttaacctttactGACATATTTGCCTTGTGTTCTGAACAGCAGCTGTGTATAGTAACATTACACAGAAATATCATATAAGTAAGATTCCAaagcagagaaatgaaaaattcccttctcaaaCTCCAACACTGCCTGATTACAAGGTATCAACACAGACCAAGTTGTTGTCAGCCATGGTGAAGTGTAAAACGCCTCCAAGCAATCTTTCACTGCAGTTGCATAATCACACACTTAACGAGCCTGAACTTTAATTTACGTGCATATATATTCAGTGGGGAATACATTTTACATTGCGTCTGGTGAAGCATTTCTTTAGAGATTCATGTTTTGTGTTATGATACGTCGAAATGATGAGTACATTTTCAGCTTACTGGTTACTTCTGGGagagtttttaaatattaagtatGGTACATGGGTGGGTAAGTTGCATACCATGTGCAAAGACTCTTCGACGCGGTCATCCTGAGTTTGACTCTCCGGGTCTGGCCTTTGTCTCTTCACTGctcaataaaatcttttaaaaaaaatctcaaagtattttaaagAGTTCATAATGGCAAGCAAAGATCACAGATCCTTCACCACACCAAACAGAGGATGAAGTGCA includes:
- the LOC114146089 gene encoding ras-related protein Rab-11B-like; its protein translation is MGNRDDEYDFLFKVVLIGDSGVGKSNLLSRFTRNEFNLESKSTIGVEFATRSIQVDGKTIKAQIWDTAGQERYRAITSAYYRGAVGALLVYDIAKHLTYENVERWLKELRDHADNNIVIMLVGNKSDLRHLRAVPTDEARAFAEKNNLSFIETSALDSTNVEEAFKNILTEIYRIVSQKQIAERSAHDESPGNNVVDISVPPTTDGQRGSKLQCCQNL